The region CTTCCACACTTTGTGCATAGAATAAGGCAGTGAAACAGCCGGTATGCGGGGATTTCAGGGATTTTTAATGCCAAATTTCTGTGTAGATCCGGGCTGTGGATCCTCCCGATGACCCTGTTATGGGGAGAAAATGCCTAAAAAATGAGTCTATTCCAACAAACTCACTCTCAAGGAGATTTTTTCAGATGAATAAAGGCGAATTAGTCCATGCGGTCACGGACAAAGCGAAAGAACAACTGGGGGAAAGCATCACGAAAAAGGAGGTAGATGCGGTAATTTCAGCCGCCATTGATTGCATCATGGAGGTGGTGGCCGAAGGGGAAAAAGTGACCCTAGTGGGCTTTGGTTCCTTTGAAGCCAGGGAACGCAAGGAAAGGGAGGGCCGCAACCCCAAAACCGGGGATAAAATGCTCATTCCAGCCACTAAGGTGCCGGCTTTCTCTGCAGGCAAAATGTTCAAAGATAAAGTTGCTCCTGATAAAAAATAATTGCCACTGACCTTTGTTTGAGCGACCCCACCACGGTGGTAATTTGGGTTGGGCAGCGGAGATGGCAGGCTGTCCAGCTTTTTCTTTATTAGATTTTTCCGCCAGTATTAATCCTTTGGGCCCTCCCGCCGCCGTCCTGGCCGCCATCGAGTCAACGTTGCCGGCCCTGCACCACTATCCCAATCCCGAATATCTTCGTCTCCGTCAGGCGATCGCCGCTTACCACCATTTACCAGTGGATTGGGTTTTACCGGGCAACGGTTCGGCGGAATTATTAACTTTAGCGGGGCGCACCTTTGCTAACTTGGACTGCACCTATGTGGTGGGGCCAGCCTTTGGGGACTACGGCCGTAGTTGGCGGGGGGCCGGAGCCAAGCTACAAACTATACCCTGGGAAGTGGACCAACCCTGGCCTTGGCAAAAATTGCAATCACCGTCTGAAACCACTAATGCCATTGCCACCCAGCCCTCAAAACGAGGCTTAATTCTCAATAATCCCCATAATCCTTCCGGCACTCTACTAGCTCGGGAAGAAATTCTCACTCTCCTGCCCCACTATCAATGGGTGTTATTG is a window of Synechocystis sp. PCC 7338 DNA encoding:
- a CDS encoding HU family DNA-binding protein, whose translation is MNKGELVHAVTDKAKEQLGESITKKEVDAVISAAIDCIMEVVAEGEKVTLVGFGSFEARERKEREGRNPKTGDKMLIPATKVPAFSAGKMFKDKVAPDKK
- the cobD gene encoding threonine-phosphate decarboxylase CobD; protein product: MFERPHHGGNLGWAAEMAGCPAFSLLDFSASINPLGPPAAVLAAIESTLPALHHYPNPEYLRLRQAIAAYHHLPVDWVLPGNGSAELLTLAGRTFANLDCTYVVGPAFGDYGRSWRGAGAKLQTIPWEVDQPWPWQKLQSPSETTNAIATQPSKRGLILNNPHNPSGTLLAREEILTLLPHYQWVLLDEAFMDFLPPEQEQSLVPHLEAHPNLIILRSLTKFYRLPGLRLGYALAHPDLLTQWQAWRDPWPVNVLAEAAAITCLEAAEFRQQVWQWLPPVRAALQKDLASLPELFPVASQANFLLVKTAIPAPELQLELLIKFQILIRDCLSFPELGQDFFRVAVRTMADNQKLTQALASIMATAKS